In Armatimonadota bacterium, the sequence CACCGAGCAGTACTTCGACTGGCTCAGATCGATGGCCTTCCGGACCTTCTCGGGGTCGAGCCCCTCTCCTTCCACCCGGTAGTGCACGTGGACCTTTCTATAGATGCGCGGATGATCGGTCGCGCGTTCCCCGCTGACGCGCACCTCGAGCCCGCGCACAGGCTCGCGCATCTTCTCGAGGATGCTCACGACGTCCATCGCGGTGCAGCCACCCACGGCGGCCAGCACGAGATCCATAGGGCTGGGGCCCACCGCTCCACCTTCGACCGGGCTGTCCTGGTAGAAGCGCACCCCGGTCTGCGGGATCACGCTCTCGAATCGCAGACCCTTGCCCGTCCAGCGCACCGTGGCTTCCTTGTCCCCCATCCTGCACCTCACCGCAAGTGCTTTTCGACGGAGGCGATCTTCGCGTGCATGCACGTGGGCTTGTCACGGCGGTCGTCGATCTTCAACAGCGTGGACACGCGCGCCACCCCCAAGGCGAAGACCGCATCGTGGACCCGCGGCACCAGCGCCAGCAACGCTTCCAGATCGCCTTCCACGGTCGTACCCATCGGGTTCACCCTGTAGGGCAGCCCGCTCCGGCGGATCACATCGACGGCAGCGGCCACGTATTCCCCCACGCTCGGCGACGGCGTGCCCAGCGGCGTGACGCTGATCTCCATCAAGGCCACGTCCGTGGATTCCTCACTTCGTGCCGGTGACGATCCGGTCCCCGCCGCGCTCGCGGGCACGTTCGGCGGCCGAGGACGCCACGTCCAGCAACTGCCGAGCGTCCACGTCGGCCGCGTCGTAGCCAGCGAGGCCGAAGGAGACGCGCAGCGGCGTCTGCAGTACGATCTCGCTGCGGACGCGGCTGCCCACGCGCTCGGCTTGATCGACGGTCGCGCCCACGAGCACCACCGCGAACCGGCTGTCGTCCAGGCGGGCGACGTAGTCCGAACGCCGCAGTTCGCGGCGCAGGATCCGCGCGACATCCCGCAGCGCGGCCGACACCGCCGCCGGACCGATCGACTTGTGCAGCGCGTCGAGGTTCTCGAGCACCACCACGCCCAGGGTGAACGGCTGGTTGTACCGATGGGCACGGACGAACTCCTCCTCCAAACGTTTCCACAGCCGGTCCCCGACGTCGAAGCCCGTGGCCGGGTCGACCCCGGCCGTAGACACGACCTCCTCGCGCACCGGCTGCAGGCGGGGCGCCAAAGCGGCGGGGATCAAAAACAGCAGCAAAGACGCCGGGTTCTCGCGGTACAGCCAGGCCACGGCCAAGCCCACGGGCAGGCTGACCACAATCGGGCCCAGGCTCGGCCGCGCGTGCGCCTGTAAGAACCGGATCATCGGGATCCCGCTGAGCGACGCGAAGTACCGCGCCCGGATCGCGTAGGACGCCGCGGCCCACGCGAGCCCGACGGCAGCGTAGGCGGCGAGATTGGGCAGCAGGTCGACGCGCCCGGGCGAGGCCACCACCCGGGCGTACACCGCCGCGGCCACGAGCGCCGGCAGTACCCGCCGCGCCCAACGGTATGCGACCGCCAGTCTGTCTGTGCCCCGGAGGAGGTCCGCAACCGGCGACAGTACAGCCCCCATCAGGACTGCGGTGAACGGCCCCAGGACCAACAACCCGGCCGCCATGCCGACCTCCGCCGGATCGGCCACCTCGTCGTCTGCCAGCAGCATCGCCAGCAGCGTGACGACCGACAAGGTCGCGACGTCCCTGGCCGACGGCACCTCCGGTTCGCGCCACAGGGACAACAGGACGATCGCCAGCACCCCCGCCGATGCGAGGACGCAGAGAAACAAGACGTACCGCTGCGTCGGCAGCCAGCCCTGGATGTCGCCCACCCGCGCCGGCCTCATGGAGGCCCCCTGTCGCCGGACGAGTCGGTCACCTGATCTGTCCCAATGGTATCCTGTGATGCGAGGCACGGGGAGGCACAATCGCACCCCGGCTACTGACCCGCCGAAGAGGCACCCAGGATGGCCTGGAGGTACACGCCCCCGCGGCACCGCCGCACGAAGATCGTCGCCACCATCGGGCCGGCCACGGATTCGCCCGAGCGCATCCGAGAGCTCGTCGCCGCCGGCGTAGACGTGGTGCGGTTCAACTTCTCCCATGGCCGTCGCGAGGACCATGAGCGCCGCATCGCCACGGTGCGCAGGGTCGCCGAAGAGCTGGACCGTCCGGTAGCGATCCTGCAGGACCTGCAGGGCCCCAAGATCCGGGTCGGCGAGCTGGCCCACCACCGACCCGTACACCTCGAGGAGGGCAGCGAAGTCGTCATCGGCGCACAGACGGAGGTCGGGACGGCGCAGCGGCTGTCGACGACCTACCCCGACATCGTCAAGGACGTGCAGGCCGGCGACCGGATCCTGCTCGCCGACGGCGCCATGGAACTGTCGGTGACCGCCGTCGGGGGCGAGGAGGTCCGCGCCCGGGTCGTGCGAGGGGGCGTGCTCGAAGAGCACAAGGGCATCAACCTGCCCGGCGTGGCGATCAGCGCCCCCGCGATGACCGCCAAGGACCGCGACGACCTCCGGTTCGGCCTGGAGGCAGGCGTGGACTGGGTCGCGCTGTCCTTCGTGCGGCGGCCCGAGGACATCGCCGCCGTGCGGGAGGAGATGGGACGCGCGGGCCGCTCGGTGCCGATCGTGGCCAAGCTCGAGAAGGCGGAGGCGATCGACCGCCTGGACGGGATCATGGCGGCCAGCGACGGCGTGATGGTGGCGCGCGGCGACCTGGGGGTCGAACTCGCGCCCGAGCGCGTGCCCATCCTCCAGAAGCACATCATCCGGCGGGCAAACGAGATGGGCATCCCCGTCATCACCGCGACCCAGATGCTGGAGTCGATGATCGACCGCCCGCGTCCGACCCGCGCCGAAGCCTCCGATGTCGCGAACGCGATCCTCGACGGCACCGACGCAGTCATGCTGTCGGGGGAGACCGCGGTGGGTCGCTACCCGACCGAGGCCGTGCGCATCATGGACCGGATCGCGGTCGAGGTGGAAGCCGCCAGTCCCCAGCTGTATCAGACCGGCCGCCACGGCGACCGGCGCCTGGGGGTGGCCGAGGCCGTCGGGAGCGCCGCCTGCCTGCTGGCACACGACCTGCGGGCCCGGGCGATCGCCGTCGTGACGCGCAGCGGGCGGACCGCGCAACTGATCTCGAAGCTGCGTCCAGCCGAACCGATCGTCGCGCTGACCGAAGACCACACCGTCGCCCGCACGCTCAGCCTATGGTGGGGCGTCCACGCGATCGTCGTCCCCTTCCGGGAGGACACCGACGCGATGGTGGTGCAAGCTGAAGAGGAGATGGTGCGGCGGGGCATCGCCGATCCCGGGGACGTCGTGATCATCACCGGCTCGGCGCCGCTCATCGCGCGCGGCCGAACGAACTTCGTCAAGGTCCATCGGATCCGAAGGGGAAAGTGAACGAAAGGCTCTGGGACGCCTACGAGCGGGTCTGCATGGTCGAGATGCGGCCGTTGCCCGAGTTGATCGCGCGGTTGAGGTCGGGCGAGTTCGGGCAGTTCGGTCGCGAGGAGGTCGTCGCGTTCCTGGCTCGGATCCGCGACAACGTGCTGGCCAACATCCATCTGAAGGCGGGAGAGCATCCCGCGTACGCCGAACGGGCGGAACAGACCGCCATCGAACAGGAGCGGATGTTCGAACGGCTGATCGCCTCGGTCGAGGCGGACTGGCCCGACTGACACGGCGACGAGCTCATGGCAAGAGAGTCCGAAGACGGACGCGATGGGCAGCGGGCTTGCGTACCCGCAGTCGGAGGGAGAGCTCATCGTCGTCCGCGCAGAGGACGCGGGTACGAGCTCGTCGCGTGACGGAAACGCTCCCAGGGTCTCAGAAGAGGAACCTGCCGTCGCGGGCGATGAGCTCACCGTCGGCGTAGACCTCGCCGCCCTGCCGCAGGTCGCAGATCATGTCCCAGTGGATGCCGGACTGGTTGCGGCCGCCGGTCTCCGGATACGACGAGCCCAGCGCCACGTGGACGGTGCCGCCGATCTTCTCGTCGAACAGGATGTTGCGCGTGAAGCGCTGGATGTTGTCGTTGAGGCCGAACGCGAACTCACCCAGGACCCTGGCACCCTCATCAGTCTCGAGCATCTCCCGCAGGAACTCTTCGCCCTTCGCCGCCTTGGCCTCCACGACGCGCCCGCCTTCGAAGGCCAGGCGGACGTCGCTGACCTCGCGGCCAGCGTAGAGCGCCGGGTAGGTGAAGCGCACGCGCCCGTGCGTCTTCGTCTCCTCCGGGCCGGTGAAAACCTCGCCGTCGGGGAAGTTGGACTCGCCTGCCGCGTTGATCCACCTCCGACCCGCCACCCCGACGGTCAGATCCGTGTCGGGGCCGACGATGCGGATCTCGCGCTTGCTGGCGAGGAAGCCCGCGATGTGTGCCTGCCGCTCGCGGATGCGCTCCCACTCCGCCACCGGATCGGGCCGGTCGAGGTAGCCCGCCCCGTACACGAAGTCCTCGTACTCGCGCAGCGACATCTCCGCCTCCTGGGCCTCGGCCTGGGTCGGATACTGCGTGCCGACCCAACGGAGCACCCCCTCCGCGGCGCGTTCCAAGAACCGCTGCATGAGGTCGCGCGTCGCCTCCGAACGGATGCGGCGGCGCGCGGGCGAGACGTTCGTCAG encodes:
- a CDS encoding OsmC family protein — its product is MGDKEATVRWTGKGLRFESVIPQTGVRFYQDSPVEGGAVGPSPMDLVLAAVGGCTAMDVVSILEKMREPVRGLEVRVSGERATDHPRIYRKVHVHYRVEGEGLDPEKVRKAIDLSQSKYCSVSAMVRASAELTYGWEIAEAAAGGLAGAGKEAHDGAAD
- a CDS encoding MTH1187 family thiamine-binding protein, encoding MEISVTPLGTPSPSVGEYVAAAVDVIRRSGLPYRVNPMGTTVEGDLEALLALVPRVHDAVFALGVARVSTLLKIDDRRDKPTCMHAKIASVEKHLR
- a CDS encoding GGDEF domain-containing protein — protein: MRPARVGDIQGWLPTQRYVLFLCVLASAGVLAIVLLSLWREPEVPSARDVATLSVVTLLAMLLADDEVADPAEVGMAAGLLVLGPFTAVLMGAVLSPVADLLRGTDRLAVAYRWARRVLPALVAAAVYARVVASPGRVDLLPNLAAYAAVGLAWAAASYAIRARYFASLSGIPMIRFLQAHARPSLGPIVVSLPVGLAVAWLYRENPASLLLFLIPAALAPRLQPVREEVVSTAGVDPATGFDVGDRLWKRLEEEFVRAHRYNQPFTLGVVVLENLDALHKSIGPAAVSAALRDVARILRRELRRSDYVARLDDSRFAVVLVGATVDQAERVGSRVRSEIVLQTPLRVSFGLAGYDAADVDARQLLDVASSAAERARERGGDRIVTGTK
- the pyk gene encoding pyruvate kinase, producing the protein MAWRYTPPRHRRTKIVATIGPATDSPERIRELVAAGVDVVRFNFSHGRREDHERRIATVRRVAEELDRPVAILQDLQGPKIRVGELAHHRPVHLEEGSEVVIGAQTEVGTAQRLSTTYPDIVKDVQAGDRILLADGAMELSVTAVGGEEVRARVVRGGVLEEHKGINLPGVAISAPAMTAKDRDDLRFGLEAGVDWVALSFVRRPEDIAAVREEMGRAGRSVPIVAKLEKAEAIDRLDGIMAASDGVMVARGDLGVELAPERVPILQKHIIRRANEMGIPVITATQMLESMIDRPRPTRAEASDVANAILDGTDAVMLSGETAVGRYPTEAVRIMDRIAVEVEAASPQLYQTGRHGDRRLGVAEAVGSAACLLAHDLRARAIAVVTRSGRTAQLISKLRPAEPIVALTEDHTVARTLSLWWGVHAIVVPFREDTDAMVVQAEEEMVRRGIADPGDVVIITGSAPLIARGRTNFVKVHRIRRGK
- a CDS encoding aminopeptidase, with the translated sequence MDPRVERLAEVLVRYSLVVKPGQLVRISGPALAEPLIVACYRHVLRAGGHPLLRVTVDGVEEVYYKEASEEQLRFVSEIQRTEVERIDASIGIWAEYNTRALTNVSPARRRIRSEATRDLMQRFLERAAEGVLRWVGTQYPTQAEAQEAEMSLREYEDFVYGAGYLDRPDPVAEWERIRERQAHIAGFLASKREIRIVGPDTDLTVGVAGRRWINAAGESNFPDGEVFTGPEETKTHGRVRFTYPALYAGREVSDVRLAFEGGRVVEAKAAKGEEFLREMLETDEGARVLGEFAFGLNDNIQRFTRNILFDEKIGGTVHVALGSSYPETGGRNQSGIHWDMICDLRQGGEVYADGELIARDGRFLF